A part of Setaria viridis chromosome 8, Setaria_viridis_v4.0, whole genome shotgun sequence genomic DNA contains:
- the LOC117866665 gene encoding uncharacterized protein, with amino-acid sequence MRAKRVASVAGTAALVYVALSERLSSASGGDAAEALRRQRWWEEDEAKKGEERWPERAPASWREAAAVTARTAGLAYAETLGKWTLGDIAFGINRYMRIQGNLQHEYTGTNCIPLEGPGVRQELIGLLRYLRLCLFFTKKPYEVFLELGGYGQSDILIRKTKSKLMKPAFTVVRDESTKCFLLFIRGATSTKDRLTAATAAEVPFQHSVLHEGCKSKLVAGHAHCGMVAAARWIADQAIPCLSKAVEQFPEYRIKIIGHSMGAGIAAILTYMLREDNKLSSSSCIAFGPAACMTWDLAESGNDFITTVVNRNDLVPSLGRASAAIIRTEVMASSQAPDLRENIQQARILGFVNSSVNLMRSHIPFLHNPGSKVADANVLLSGTPVDELKLSADVHAAVQKHSALSCWSSVAANRQTLESLMNPTQAMSIPALMSIYAGTDQNTRESASCSHEELIRLRSDAEQTNQEEKAAGQEHMKQILKSLRSSPIPSPRHQLYPPGRIMHMVVLPCPEEQGTGKHHDQDEVVAIYQTPRSMYGKIRLARSMIRDHYMPRYIETMEMLIDKLAEDDDDDTDDQLG; translated from the exons ATGAGGGCGAAGCGggtggcgtcggtggcggggacggcggcgctggtgtACGTCGCGCTCTCGGAGCGTCTCTCCtcggcgtccggcggcgacgcggccgaGGCGCTgaggcggcagcggtggtgggaggaggatgaggccaagaagggggaggagaggtggccggagcgcgcgccggcgagctggagggaggcggcggcggtgacggcgaggacggcggggcTCGCGTACGCGGAGACGCTCGGCAAGTGGACGCTCGGGGACATCGCCTTCGGGATCAACCGCTACATGCGCATCCAG GGCAATCTGCAGCATGAGTACACTGGCACCAATTGCATACCCCTGGAAGGTCCTGGAGTAAGGCAGGAGCTGATTGGACTTCTCAGATACCTCAGGCTCTGCTTGTTCTTCACAAAGAAGCCATATGAAGTGTTTCTAGAGTTAGGTGGTTATGGGCAGAGTGATATTCTCATAAGGAAGACGAAGTCAAAG CTTATGAAGCCGGCATTCACAGTTGTCCGTGATGAAAGTACCAAATGCTTCCTCCTTTTCATTCGGGGCGCGACCAGCACTAAGGATCGGCTGACAGCAGCAACTGCTGCAGAGGTTCCATTCCAGCATTCAGTGTTACATGAAGGATGTAAATCCAAGTTGGTGGCTGGACATGCGCATTGTGGAATGGTTGCAGCGGCTCGTTGGATCGCAGATCAGGCCATCCCGTGCCTCAGCAAAGCAGTGGAGCAATTCCCAGAGTACAGAATTAAG ATCATTGGGCATTCAATGGGAGCTGGTATTGCTGCAATTCTAACATACATGCTACGTGAGGACAATAAGTTATCTTCATCCTCATGTATTGCCTTTGGACCAG CTGCTTGCATGACCTGGGATTTGGCTGAGTCGGGCAACGACTTCATTACCACTGTTGTCAACAGAAATGACCTGGTGCCATCTTTGGGTAGAGCTTCAGCCGCCATTATTCGCACAGAG GTTATGGCATCGTCACAGGCTCCAGACCTTCGAGAAAATATCCAGCAAGCAAGAATCTTGGGATTTGTAAATAGTTCCGTGAATCTCATGCGATCCCACATTCCCTTCTTACACAATCCAGGTTCCAAGGTTGCTGATGCCAATGTGCTCTTATCTGGCACTCCTGTG GATGAGTTGAAACTTTCAGCAGATGTACATGCCGCTGTGCAGAAGCACTCTGCACTATCCTGCTGGTCATCTGTTGCTGCAAATAGGCAAACTCTGGAGTCTTTGATGAACCCCACTCAGGCCATGAGCATTCCAGCACTGATGTCCATCTATGCAGGAACTGACCAAAACACAAGAGAATCAGCGTCATGCTCTCATGAAGAACTCATCCGTCTGAGATCAGATGCTGAGCAGACTAACCAGGAGGAGAAAGCAGCAGGTCAAGAACACATGAAGCAGATTCTGAAATCATTGCGATCATCACCAATCCCCTCTCCTCGTCACCAGCTGTACCCTCCTGGAAGAATCATGCACATGGTTGTGTTGCCATGTCCAGAAGAGCAAGGCACCGGCAAGCATCATGACCAGGACGAGGTGGTTGCCATCTATCAGACGCCTCGCAGCATGTACGGCAAGATCCGGCTGGCCAGATCCATGATAAGAGACCATTACATGCCGAGGTACATTGAGACAATGGAGATGCTGATTGACAAGCTTGCagaggacgatgacgatgacaCAGATGACCAGTTGGGCTAA